A single genomic interval of Littorina saxatilis isolate snail1 linkage group LG17, US_GU_Lsax_2.0, whole genome shotgun sequence harbors:
- the LOC138952903 gene encoding uncharacterized protein, whose product MFTAKFNDRKRFVGQASGKRKKQLALARIAEQEKSTGDENAPREVGAAECVVLDGGGDAHFSHRLQVEPRPVLCDIHDNQQEIEGASASAKKLRRFSGADDLQNAQVPADVPAEPKRTWCIVECGQLNSLLSDVKCPECEAGHLTIRVGESMGLSQELALCCDSCQYRRSEFSSPRESNRNHMKNVPFDVNKQIVLYSHEIGSGYSSVEKLCTVFGMPVMNKSSYQRIDKKVNASILAVTNVTLVETVEHVNVAYRQTFPQGRADVQFDEEDEDAAWEEDDGILWVDVAFDGTWHKRGFSSHYGVGVVVDVLTGLVLDFSVKSTYCHTCAMNKEKLEEMTPAQQLRWEQQHRAECSINHQGSAKSMERDAALELWGRSVERHNLRYRTMLSDGDSTAFNAVAAAQPYGPTRPITKLECINHLPKRMGTALRKAAKDERLGGRGEGRLTKEKCQRLQNYFRSAILNNLEDQRAMEQAIWATFFHVTSTDEDPHHDRCPAGPASWCFFQRARAEEQPPPPHAEHNGTALSREVSHAVLPIYRRMTNPILLKRVAHGKTQNSNESLHNVMWGHCPKEIFVGKGRVEAATAEAVAKFNRGNFALAQVMDHMSLPITDLMEAALAKKDKVRIQKAEKATAVAAVAARRARCAGRQRQLEQQEDQEGEVYGAGLMGDGGE is encoded by the exons ATGTTCACTGCAAAATTCAACGATAGAAAGAGGTTTGTGGGGCAGGCATCGGGCAAGAGGAAGAAGCAGCTTGCATTAGCTCGAATAGCCGAACAAGAAAAGTCCACGGGCGATGAAAACGCGCCCCGCGAAGTTGGCGCAGCGGAGTGTGTCGTTTTGGATGGTGGAGGTGATGCACATTTTTCTCATCGACTTCAAGTCGAACCTCGGCCAGTGTTGTGCGATATACACGACAACCAGCAGGAAATAGAGGGTGCTTCAGCCTCTGCGAAGAAGCTAAGAAGATTCAGTGGTGCCGATGACTTGCAGAACGCACAAGTGCCAGCCGATGTGCCTGCTGAACCGAAACGTACATGGTGTATCGTTGAGTGTGGTCAGCTCAACTCGCTATTATCGGATGTGAAGTGCCCGGAATGCGAAGCAGGACATTTAACGATACGCGTTGGAGAATCCATGGGCTTGTCCCAAGAGTTAGCACTTTGCTGTGACAGCTGCCAGTACAGACGGTCAGAATTTTCTTCACCTAGAGAGAGCAACCGCAACCACATGAAGAATGTTCCCTTTGACGTGAACAAACAGATTGTCCTATACTCGCATGAGATTGGCAGTGGGTACTCAAGTGTGGAAAAGCTGTGCACAGTGTTTGGCATGCCCGTGATGAACAAAAGCTCATATCAAAGAATTGATAAAAAGGTCAATGCCAGCATCTTGGCCGTAACAAATGTCACACTGGTGGAAACTGTTGAGCATGTAAATGTTGCATACAGGCAGACCTTTCCTCAAGGTAGAGCAGATGTCCAGTTTGACGAAGAGGATGAAGACGCTGCCTGGGAAGAAGATGACGGTATTCTTTGGGTAGATGTTGCCTTTGATGGCACCTGGCATAAAAGGGGTTTTTCATCACATTATGGTGTAGGAGTGGTGGTTGACGTTCTCACTGGGTTGGTGCTCGACTTCTCTGTAAAATCCACCTACTGCCACACATGTGCCATGAATAAGGAGAAATTGGAGGAGATGACCCCTGCCCAACAACTGCGATGGGAGCAGCAACACCGGGCTGAGTGCAGCATCAACCACCAGGGATCTGCAAAGTCTATGGAGAGGGATGCAGCGTTGGAGTTATGGGGAAG GTCTGTTGAGCGTCACAACCTCAGGTACAGAACTATGCTGTCGGACGGAGATTCTACGGCTTTCAATGCTGTGGCTGCAGCTCAGCCCTACGGTCCCACACGTCCCATCACCAAGCTGGAATGTATCAACCACCTCCCCAAGAGAATGGGCACAGCTCTCCGCAAGGCAGCAAAGGATGAAAGGCTTggtggaagaggggaggggcGACTAACAAAGGAAAAGTGCCAACGCTTGCAAAACTACTTCCGTAGCGCGATCCTCAACAACCTTGAAGATCAGCGAGCCATGGAGCAGGCGATCTGGGCCACTTTCTTCCATGTAACTTCAACGGACGAGGACCCTCACCATGACAGATGTCCAGCTGGGCCAGCCTCATggtgcttttttcaaagagccAGGGCAGAAGAgcaaccaccacctccacacGCAGAGCACAACGGCACCGCCTTGTCCAGGGAAGTCTCGCATGCTGTTCTGCCCATCTACAGAAGAATGACCAATCCCATTCTTCTCAAGCGCGTGGCCCATGGCAAAACCCAGAACAGTAACGAGTCTCTGCACAATGTCATGTGGGGACACTGCCCCAAAGAAATCTTTGTTGGGAAAGGCCGGGTGGAAGCAGCCACCGCTGAGGCTGTTGCGAAGTTCAACAGAGGCAACTTTGCACTGGCACAGGTCATGGACCACATGAGCTTGCCAATAACTGATCTCATGGAGGCTGCTTTGGCCAAGAAAGACAAGGTTAGGATTCAGAAAGCAGAGAAAGCAACAGCTGTGGCCGCTGTGGCAGCCCGTAGGGCAAGATGTGCGGGTCGTCAACGCCAGCTGGAGCAGCAAGAAGACCAGGAGGGGGAGGTGTACGGAGCTGGACTGATGGGAGACGGGGGAGAATAA